The following are encoded in a window of Centroberyx gerrardi isolate f3 chromosome 1, fCenGer3.hap1.cur.20231027, whole genome shotgun sequence genomic DNA:
- the syt9a gene encoding synaptotagmin-9 isoform X4 gives MPGDRDDEICQKALELLSDLCSKGEVQNENCLDFIYYFRDLARPRYTDSDVSVSLLSLVVTACGLALFGVSLFVSWKLCWIPWRERGVSPSTKEAHGEPTPVASVVSVEAPVTPVSPPPVVIPTPEAAMKISHTSPDIPLDAHQSKSRENGVHTNPRMQRQTTEPPPSGRSIQGSIRRHMNLSNPDFNMAQFQRQDSLTGMGLGLGRLKPELYKQRSLEGDEGGRRGGGCGRLHFILKFDCDLEQLIVKIHKAEDLPAKDFSGTSDPYVKIYLLPDRKTKHQTKVHRKTLNPVFDEVFLFPVAYSELPTRKLHFSVYDFDRFSRHDIIGQVVVDNFLDLVDFPRETKLCREIQYVSSDNVDLGDLMFSLCYLPTAGRLTITMIKARNLKAMDITGASDPYVKVSLMCDGRRLKKRKTSTKRNTLNPVYNEAIVFDVPPENIDQISLLIAVMDYDRVGHNEVIGVCRVGNDAENLGRDHWSEMLTYPRKPVAHWHPLVEVKTEGNTGSSQGGSCNSLKTPPSP, from the exons ATGTATCGGTGAGCCTACTGTCGCTGGTGGTCACTGCCTGTGGCTTGGCCCTGTTTGGagtctccctctttgtctcctgGAAGCTCTGCTGGATACCATGGAGGGAGCGCGGGGTCTCTCCCAGCACCAAGGAGGCCCATGG AGAGCCCACTCCTGTGGCGTCGGTGGTGTCGGTGGAGGCTCCGGTAACTCCTGTGTCGCCACCACCTGTGGTCATACCCACACCGGAGGCAGCTATGAAGATCAGCCACACATCGCCAGACATCCCGCTGGATGCCCACCAGAGTAAAAGCCGGGAGAATGGGGTTCACACCAACCCTCGTATGCAGAGACAGACCACGGAACCCCCGCCCTCTGGTCGCTCAAT ACAAGGGTCTATTCGCAGACATATGAACCTGTCCAACCCAGACTTCAACATGGCCCAGTTCCAGAGGCAGGATTCACTCACTGGAATGGGTCTGGGCCTCGGCCGCCTCAAGCCTGAGCTCTACAAGCAGCGCTCGCTAGAGGGGGATGAAGGCGGTCGAAGAGGCGGGGGCTGTGGACGCCTCCACTTCATCCTCAAATTTGATTGTGACCTGGAACAGCTAATAGTTAAGATCCACAAAGCTGAGGACCTGCCAGCCAAGGACTTCTCTGGTACCTCTGACCCTTATGTCAAGATCTACCTGCTGCCCGATCGTAAGACCAAGCACCAGACCAAGGTGCACCGCAAGACGCTGAACCCCGTGTTCGACGAGGTGTTCCTGTTTCCCGTGGCGTACTCTGAGCTGCCCACACGTAAACTGCACTTCAGTGTCTATGACTTCGACCGCTTTTCACGCCATGACATCATTGGCCAAGTGGTTGTGGATAACTTCCTGGATCTGGTGGACTTCCCCCGGGAGACAAAACTCTGCCGGGAAATCCAGTATGTCTCCTCG gaTAATGTGGACCTCGGGGATCTGATGTTCTCCCTCTGTTACCTGCCTACTGCAGGCAGACTGACCATTACCATGATAAAGGCCCGCAACCTAAAGGCTATGGATATCACTGGAGCATCTG ATCCATATGTGAAGGTTTCACTAATGTGTGATGGCCGCAGattgaagaagaggaagacatcAACTAAGAGGAACACTCTGAATCCAGTCTATAATGAAGCCATCGTCTTTGATGTTCCTCCAGAAAATATAGACCAGATCAGTTTGTTGATTGCAGTGATGGACTATGACCG TGTAGGCCATAATGAAGTCATCGGTGTGTGTCGGGTCGGCAACGATGCAGAGAACCTTGGTCGAGACCACTGGAGTGAAATGCTCACATATCCTCGAAAACCTGTCGCCCACTGGCATCCTCTCGTTGAGGTGAAGACtgaa GGGAACACAGGTAGTAGCCAGGGGGGCTCCTGTAATTCCCTGAAGACGCCCCCCTCTCCGTAG
- the syt9a gene encoding synaptotagmin-9 isoform X2, translating to MPGDRDDEICQKALELLSDLCSKGEVQNENCLDFIYYFRDLARPRYTDSDVSVSLLSLVVTACGLALFGVSLFVSWKLCWIPWRERGVSPSTKEAHGHLNPTLSPLPSQPPPRQPVYTAVDPPAHNRRESSHCSATTREPTPVASVVSAAMKISHTSPDIPLDAHQSKSRENGVHTNPRMQRQTTEPPPSGRSIQGSIRRHMNLSNPDFNMAQFQRQDSLTGMGLGLGRLKPELYKQRSLEGDEGGRRGGGCGRLHFILKFDCDLEQLIVKIHKAEDLPAKDFSGTSDPYVKIYLLPDRKTKHQTKVHRKTLNPVFDEVFLFPVAYSELPTRKLHFSVYDFDRFSRHDIIGQVVVDNFLDLVDFPRETKLCREIQYVSSDNVDLGDLMFSLCYLPTAGRLTITMIKARNLKAMDITGASDPYVKVSLMCDGRRLKKRKTSTKRNTLNPVYNEAIVFDVPPENIDQISLLIAVMDYDRVGHNEVIGVCRVGNDAENLGRDHWSEMLTYPRKPVAHWHPLVEVKTEGNTGSSQGGSCNSLKTPPSP from the exons ATGTATCGGTGAGCCTACTGTCGCTGGTGGTCACTGCCTGTGGCTTGGCCCTGTTTGGagtctccctctttgtctcctgGAAGCTCTGCTGGATACCATGGAGGGAGCGCGGGGTCTCTCCCAGCACCAAGGAGGCCCATGGGCACCTCAACCCCACCCTGAGCCCCCTGCCCTCCCAGCCCCCGCCCCGTCAGCCTGTTTACACCGCTGTGGACCCCCCCGCCCACAACCGCCGTGAGTCCTCGCACTGCTCCGCCACCACTAGAGAGCCCACTCCTGTGGCGTCGGTGGTGTCG GCAGCTATGAAGATCAGCCACACATCGCCAGACATCCCGCTGGATGCCCACCAGAGTAAAAGCCGGGAGAATGGGGTTCACACCAACCCTCGTATGCAGAGACAGACCACGGAACCCCCGCCCTCTGGTCGCTCAAT ACAAGGGTCTATTCGCAGACATATGAACCTGTCCAACCCAGACTTCAACATGGCCCAGTTCCAGAGGCAGGATTCACTCACTGGAATGGGTCTGGGCCTCGGCCGCCTCAAGCCTGAGCTCTACAAGCAGCGCTCGCTAGAGGGGGATGAAGGCGGTCGAAGAGGCGGGGGCTGTGGACGCCTCCACTTCATCCTCAAATTTGATTGTGACCTGGAACAGCTAATAGTTAAGATCCACAAAGCTGAGGACCTGCCAGCCAAGGACTTCTCTGGTACCTCTGACCCTTATGTCAAGATCTACCTGCTGCCCGATCGTAAGACCAAGCACCAGACCAAGGTGCACCGCAAGACGCTGAACCCCGTGTTCGACGAGGTGTTCCTGTTTCCCGTGGCGTACTCTGAGCTGCCCACACGTAAACTGCACTTCAGTGTCTATGACTTCGACCGCTTTTCACGCCATGACATCATTGGCCAAGTGGTTGTGGATAACTTCCTGGATCTGGTGGACTTCCCCCGGGAGACAAAACTCTGCCGGGAAATCCAGTATGTCTCCTCG gaTAATGTGGACCTCGGGGATCTGATGTTCTCCCTCTGTTACCTGCCTACTGCAGGCAGACTGACCATTACCATGATAAAGGCCCGCAACCTAAAGGCTATGGATATCACTGGAGCATCTG ATCCATATGTGAAGGTTTCACTAATGTGTGATGGCCGCAGattgaagaagaggaagacatcAACTAAGAGGAACACTCTGAATCCAGTCTATAATGAAGCCATCGTCTTTGATGTTCCTCCAGAAAATATAGACCAGATCAGTTTGTTGATTGCAGTGATGGACTATGACCG TGTAGGCCATAATGAAGTCATCGGTGTGTGTCGGGTCGGCAACGATGCAGAGAACCTTGGTCGAGACCACTGGAGTGAAATGCTCACATATCCTCGAAAACCTGTCGCCCACTGGCATCCTCTCGTTGAGGTGAAGACtgaa GGGAACACAGGTAGTAGCCAGGGGGGCTCCTGTAATTCCCTGAAGACGCCCCCCTCTCCGTAG
- the syt9a gene encoding synaptotagmin-9 isoform X3 — translation MPGDRDDEICQKALELLSDLCSKGEVQNENCLDFIYYFRDLARPRYTDSDVSVSLLSLVVTACGLALFGVSLFVSWKLCWIPWRERGVSPSTKEAHGHLNPTLSPLPSQPPPRQPVYTAPVTPVSPPPVVIPTPEAAMKISHTSPDIPLDAHQSKSRENGVHTNPRMQRQTTEPPPSGRSIQGSIRRHMNLSNPDFNMAQFQRQDSLTGMGLGLGRLKPELYKQRSLEGDEGGRRGGGCGRLHFILKFDCDLEQLIVKIHKAEDLPAKDFSGTSDPYVKIYLLPDRKTKHQTKVHRKTLNPVFDEVFLFPVAYSELPTRKLHFSVYDFDRFSRHDIIGQVVVDNFLDLVDFPRETKLCREIQYVSSDNVDLGDLMFSLCYLPTAGRLTITMIKARNLKAMDITGASDPYVKVSLMCDGRRLKKRKTSTKRNTLNPVYNEAIVFDVPPENIDQISLLIAVMDYDRVGHNEVIGVCRVGNDAENLGRDHWSEMLTYPRKPVAHWHPLVEVKTEGNTGSSQGGSCNSLKTPPSP, via the exons ATGTATCGGTGAGCCTACTGTCGCTGGTGGTCACTGCCTGTGGCTTGGCCCTGTTTGGagtctccctctttgtctcctgGAAGCTCTGCTGGATACCATGGAGGGAGCGCGGGGTCTCTCCCAGCACCAAGGAGGCCCATGGGCACCTCAACCCCACCCTGAGCCCCCTGCCCTCCCAGCCCCCGCCCCGTCAGCCTGTTTACACC GCTCCGGTAACTCCTGTGTCGCCACCACCTGTGGTCATACCCACACCGGAGGCAGCTATGAAGATCAGCCACACATCGCCAGACATCCCGCTGGATGCCCACCAGAGTAAAAGCCGGGAGAATGGGGTTCACACCAACCCTCGTATGCAGAGACAGACCACGGAACCCCCGCCCTCTGGTCGCTCAAT ACAAGGGTCTATTCGCAGACATATGAACCTGTCCAACCCAGACTTCAACATGGCCCAGTTCCAGAGGCAGGATTCACTCACTGGAATGGGTCTGGGCCTCGGCCGCCTCAAGCCTGAGCTCTACAAGCAGCGCTCGCTAGAGGGGGATGAAGGCGGTCGAAGAGGCGGGGGCTGTGGACGCCTCCACTTCATCCTCAAATTTGATTGTGACCTGGAACAGCTAATAGTTAAGATCCACAAAGCTGAGGACCTGCCAGCCAAGGACTTCTCTGGTACCTCTGACCCTTATGTCAAGATCTACCTGCTGCCCGATCGTAAGACCAAGCACCAGACCAAGGTGCACCGCAAGACGCTGAACCCCGTGTTCGACGAGGTGTTCCTGTTTCCCGTGGCGTACTCTGAGCTGCCCACACGTAAACTGCACTTCAGTGTCTATGACTTCGACCGCTTTTCACGCCATGACATCATTGGCCAAGTGGTTGTGGATAACTTCCTGGATCTGGTGGACTTCCCCCGGGAGACAAAACTCTGCCGGGAAATCCAGTATGTCTCCTCG gaTAATGTGGACCTCGGGGATCTGATGTTCTCCCTCTGTTACCTGCCTACTGCAGGCAGACTGACCATTACCATGATAAAGGCCCGCAACCTAAAGGCTATGGATATCACTGGAGCATCTG ATCCATATGTGAAGGTTTCACTAATGTGTGATGGCCGCAGattgaagaagaggaagacatcAACTAAGAGGAACACTCTGAATCCAGTCTATAATGAAGCCATCGTCTTTGATGTTCCTCCAGAAAATATAGACCAGATCAGTTTGTTGATTGCAGTGATGGACTATGACCG TGTAGGCCATAATGAAGTCATCGGTGTGTGTCGGGTCGGCAACGATGCAGAGAACCTTGGTCGAGACCACTGGAGTGAAATGCTCACATATCCTCGAAAACCTGTCGCCCACTGGCATCCTCTCGTTGAGGTGAAGACtgaa GGGAACACAGGTAGTAGCCAGGGGGGCTCCTGTAATTCCCTGAAGACGCCCCCCTCTCCGTAG
- the syt9a gene encoding synaptotagmin-9 isoform X1 encodes MPGDRDDEICQKALELLSDLCSKGEVQNENCLDFIYYFRDLARPRYTDSDVSVSLLSLVVTACGLALFGVSLFVSWKLCWIPWRERGVSPSTKEAHGHLNPTLSPLPSQPPPRQPVYTAVDPPAHNRRESSHCSATTREPTPVASVVSVEAPVTPVSPPPVVIPTPEAAMKISHTSPDIPLDAHQSKSRENGVHTNPRMQRQTTEPPPSGRSMSEIGQGSIRRHMNLSNPDFNMAQFQRQDSLTGMGLGLGRLKPELYKQRSLEGDEGGRRGGGCGRLHFILKFDCDLEQLIVKIHKAEDLPAKDFSGTSDPYVKIYLLPDRKTKHQTKVHRKTLNPVFDEVFLFPVAYSELPTRKLHFSVYDFDRFSRHDIIGQVVVDNFLDLVDFPRETKLCREIQYVSSDNVDLGDLMFSLCYLPTAGRLTITMIKARNLKAMDITGASDPYVKVSLMCDGRRLKKRKTSTKRNTLNPVYNEAIVFDVPPENIDQISLLIAVMDYDRVGHNEVIGVCRVGNDAENLGRDHWSEMLTYPRKPVAHWHPLVEYQGNTGSSQGGSCNSLKTPPSP; translated from the exons ATGTATCGGTGAGCCTACTGTCGCTGGTGGTCACTGCCTGTGGCTTGGCCCTGTTTGGagtctccctctttgtctcctgGAAGCTCTGCTGGATACCATGGAGGGAGCGCGGGGTCTCTCCCAGCACCAAGGAGGCCCATGGGCACCTCAACCCCACCCTGAGCCCCCTGCCCTCCCAGCCCCCGCCCCGTCAGCCTGTTTACACCGCTGTGGACCCCCCCGCCCACAACCGCCGTGAGTCCTCGCACTGCTCCGCCACCACTAGAGAGCCCACTCCTGTGGCGTCGGTGGTGTCGGTGGAGGCTCCGGTAACTCCTGTGTCGCCACCACCTGTGGTCATACCCACACCGGAGGCAGCTATGAAGATCAGCCACACATCGCCAGACATCCCGCTGGATGCCCACCAGAGTAAAAGCCGGGAGAATGGGGTTCACACCAACCCTCGTATGCAGAGACAGACCACGGAACCCCCGCCCTCTGGTCGCTCAATGTCTGAAATTGG ACAAGGGTCTATTCGCAGACATATGAACCTGTCCAACCCAGACTTCAACATGGCCCAGTTCCAGAGGCAGGATTCACTCACTGGAATGGGTCTGGGCCTCGGCCGCCTCAAGCCTGAGCTCTACAAGCAGCGCTCGCTAGAGGGGGATGAAGGCGGTCGAAGAGGCGGGGGCTGTGGACGCCTCCACTTCATCCTCAAATTTGATTGTGACCTGGAACAGCTAATAGTTAAGATCCACAAAGCTGAGGACCTGCCAGCCAAGGACTTCTCTGGTACCTCTGACCCTTATGTCAAGATCTACCTGCTGCCCGATCGTAAGACCAAGCACCAGACCAAGGTGCACCGCAAGACGCTGAACCCCGTGTTCGACGAGGTGTTCCTGTTTCCCGTGGCGTACTCTGAGCTGCCCACACGTAAACTGCACTTCAGTGTCTATGACTTCGACCGCTTTTCACGCCATGACATCATTGGCCAAGTGGTTGTGGATAACTTCCTGGATCTGGTGGACTTCCCCCGGGAGACAAAACTCTGCCGGGAAATCCAGTATGTCTCCTCG gaTAATGTGGACCTCGGGGATCTGATGTTCTCCCTCTGTTACCTGCCTACTGCAGGCAGACTGACCATTACCATGATAAAGGCCCGCAACCTAAAGGCTATGGATATCACTGGAGCATCTG ATCCATATGTGAAGGTTTCACTAATGTGTGATGGCCGCAGattgaagaagaggaagacatcAACTAAGAGGAACACTCTGAATCCAGTCTATAATGAAGCCATCGTCTTTGATGTTCCTCCAGAAAATATAGACCAGATCAGTTTGTTGATTGCAGTGATGGACTATGACCG TGTAGGCCATAATGAAGTCATCGGTGTGTGTCGGGTCGGCAACGATGCAGAGAACCTTGGTCGAGACCACTGGAGTGAAATGCTCACATATCCTCGAAAACCTGTCGCCCACTGGCATCCTCTCGTTGAG TACCAGGGGAACACAGGTAGTAGCCAGGGGGGCTCCTGTAATTCCCTGAAGACGCCCCCCTCTCCGTAG